The genomic segment TTCCGGCGGCTCTCCCTCACCCTGCGTGGACGCAATGACAACCAACAGTTTTTCAGCGGCAATTTGTTTGAATTTATAGTCGCCCGCGTTAACCAGATTGACATTGAGTTTTGCTGCCAGTAAGTCATCGCGCAGCGCTTCAGCCACGCGCCGGGCATTCCCGGTTTGCGAGGCCGAGAGCAAGGTAATGGTGGTAGTTTCTGCTACCGGAGCAGGCGTTGCCACAGCAGCGCCGGGCTGCTGATTGAGCACCCCCCAAAAATAGCCGGAAACCCAGGCAAGCTGGGTTGGCGTTAAATCAGTGGTGGCCGCCTGAAGGCGCGCCAGCTGCTCCGGGTTTAGCGGAAGCAATGCGGAAGGTGGGACCTGTATCGTCATGCGTCGTCATGTTCCAGTAGCAAAGCTGTTTTCAGTAAAAACAGAAGAGAATGTAAGGTTAACGACCTGGATAATAACAATTAAAGAAGGGATGGAAATAATAAATAACCAAATAAACTAACCTGATTTCCCGATAGTTATTAACGGTAAAACAGGTTAAACAACCCTTTGATTTGAAGAGTAAAATAATTGAACATCTGTCACACGCGCTATAGCGCACAGCCTGCACAGTTTAAACAGATGATAAAAATTGTACTTTCCGGTACTATGCGGCGGTTTTTCGTAAGCCTGAGAGTTCACCATGTCCACCACGTTGTTTAAAGACTTCATCTTTGAAGCCGCTCACCATCTGCCTCACGTTCCGCAGGGCCATAAATGTGGTCGCCTGCACGGACACTCCTTTATGGTGCGTCTTGAAATCACCGGTGAAGTCGATCCCCATACCGGATGGATTATCGATTTCGCCGAACTTAAAGCGGCATTTAAGCCCACCTATGATCGTCTGGATCACTACTATCTGAACGACATCCCCGGTCTGGAAAATCCGACCAGCGAAGTGCTGTCCAAATGGATCTGGGATCAGGTGAAACCTGTTGTTCCGCTGCTGAGTGCGGTAATGATCAAAGAAACCTGTACGGCAGGCTGCGTTTATCGCGGAGAGTAGCGGAATCCGGCGACTTACGCAGGGAAAGAGGCGCGGAGTGTCTTGCCGCAATTGAATGTAACCGGCGACAGTAATGTCGCCTGTCTGAAGAAAGTCTTTCCCTGATTTTCCCGGTATCGGTTTATCCCCGCTCGCGCGGGGAACACGCCACGTAATTCAGCTTCGCCCTTTGCTCTATCGGTTTATCCCCGCTCGCGCGGGGAACACCCCAGCTGGCAGGGTACGCATCAAATAAACCGCGGTTTATCCCCGCTCGCGTGGGGAACACCAGGAGCTTAACGAAAACCAGATCGCCGCAACCGGTTTATCCCCGCTCGCGTGGGGAACACTGGATTTCCCATGTCTCGCCGCCGTTCTGGTCCGGTTTATCCCCGCTCGCGTGGGGAACACCTCCCACATTGCAGCGTATTGCTCCTCAGGGACGGTTTATCCCCGCTCGCGTGGGGAACACATCCCACGTTAGGTGAGGGGTTTGTTTTTCAACGGTTTATCCCCGCTCGCGTGGGGAACACCTGCTGCCCTGTCGAATTCGGCTATATCACGCCGGTTTATCCCCGCTCGCGTGGGGAACACTCATCCTCTTGCATCCCGGAAATGACGCCGGACGGTTTATCCCCGCTCGCGTGGGGAACACCAGGTGCTGATGTCTTCGGCAGCGCCCATTTCCGGTTTATCCCCGCTCGCGTGGGGAACACCACGGTTGCCCCATCCACTACTATCTTAATTTCGGTTTATCCCCGCTCGCGTGGGGAACACATCAGGTTCAGGAGTTTTTAACCCGTCATGAGCGGTTTATCCCCGCTCGCGTGGGGAACACGCGTACGCTCATTGCTGCGATTTCTTTCTCATTCGGTTTATCCCCGCTCGCGTGGGGAACACTGTCACCAAATTAGTGACACTTTCTTCACCCTCGGTTTATCCCCGCTCGCGTGGGGAACACGAGCACAGCATTCCTTCCGACGGCTCACCGCGCGGTTTATCCCCGCTCGCGTGGGGAACACCTCCCGACAGTTGCGAAAAATAGTCAGTTCGCCGGTTTATCCCCGCTCGCGTGGGGAACACGCTTGCGTTACGGTGCAGTTAAGCCAGACACCCGGTTTATCCCCGCTCGCGTGGGGAACACCACCACCGGTAGCGAGGCTTCTTTTGACGCGCCGGTTTATCCCCGCTCGCGTGGGGAACACAGCATCTTTCAGGCCGTACTGGATTTGAACGCCGGTTTATCCCCGCTCGCGTGGGGAACACTATGGAATCGTTAGCGGGTGCGGCAGGTTTTGCGGTTTATCCCCGCTCGCGTGGGGAACACTCGCGACCGGACGCCTTGCGCAGCTCGTTGAGCGGTTTATCCCCGCTCGCGTGGGGAACACGGCGTGCCAGCTTCCACGGCGTCGCCTCGGTGCGGTTTATCCCCGCTCGCGTGGGGAACACTTCCACTGATTCAGCTGAGTTGATTGAAAACACGGTTTATCCCCGCTCGCGTGGGGAACACTCACCAATAGTATGGTCGTGCAAGCCAAATGGCGGTTTATCCCCGCTCGCGTGGGGAACACGTAACCTTCATGAACCGACGTCATTTCAGCGGCCGGTTTATCCCCGCTCGCGTGGGGAACACGTCCACGCTTCAAAGCCTCCCACCTATCCTACAGGTTTATCC from the Klebsiella sp. RIT-PI-d genome contains:
- the queD gene encoding 6-carboxytetrahydropterin synthase QueD, with the translated sequence MSTTLFKDFIFEAAHHLPHVPQGHKCGRLHGHSFMVRLEITGEVDPHTGWIIDFAELKAAFKPTYDRLDHYYLNDIPGLENPTSEVLSKWIWDQVKPVVPLLSAVMIKETCTAGCVYRGE